GAGATAAGACCCGGTCGACCGCAGCGGCGAGCCCTGCAGCGGCGACCCGATTCCTGACGATGTCCGACTACATTCCGGTACTGATCTCGCTGATCATCGGCGCCGTCATCGTCGGTGCGATGACCAACCTCAACCGGCTCCTCGGCCCGCGCCGTCCGAGCGAGATCAAGAGCCGCCCGTTCGAGTGCGGCAATGACCCCACCGGGCCGGGTTTCGGCCGCTTTTCGATCAAGTTCTACATGGTTGCCATCCTCTTCATCGTCTTCGATGTCGAGGTGGTGTTCATGTACCCGTGGGCCGTGATTTATCGGGACCTTGGCCTGTTCGGCTTCGTCGAGATGATGACCTTCGTCGCGATCCTGCTGGTCGGCTACGCGTACGCGTGGAAAAAAGGAGCGCTGGAATGGCGCTGACCGCCGTCGAGATCGCCGCGAAAGTGGCGGCCGCGGTGCCCGCCAGCGACGCCCGCGCCGTCGACGGGGCGCACATGCCGACGATCGAGGTCGGCTCGACCGAAATGCCCGACGTGCTCACCTTCCTGAGGGACGAGCCGGGGCTGCAGTGCCGCCTTTTCGTCGACGCCACCGCGGTCGACCGCGAGACGCCCCAGGGGCTGCTCCAGGTGGTCTACATCGTGCGCTCCAGCCTGGACTGGAGCCTGTTCGTCGTCGTCAAGACGATGCTCGACGTGGCCGACCCCGTGATGCCCACCAGCAGCGGCGTCTACAAGGGAGCCAACTGGGCCGAGCGCGAGATCTGGGACATGTTCGGCGTCGTCTTCGACGGCCATCCCGATCCTCGCCGCATCCTGATGTATCCCGAGTTCGTCGGGCACCCGCTTCGCAAGAGTTACCCGTACCAGAAGCGCCAGCCGCTGACGCCCGAGCGCGATCCGATCTCGGATCCGTGGCCGAAGCACAACTGAGCGACCGAGCCGCCCGGCAATGAGCACCGACGAATCCCGCAGGAACCTCGCCATGGCCGCCGACCCTCTGTCGGAGATCATGGAGCTGCAGATGGGCCCGTCGCATCCGGCCTGCCACGGCACCGTCAAGTTCGACCTGAGGCTGGACGGCGAGAACATCGTGTCGATGGACACGACGCTCGGCTACCTGCACCGCGGCTTCGAGAAAATGTGCGAGCAGGGCACCTGGACCCAGTGCATCCCGTACACCGACCGCCTCAACTACGCGTCGCCGAACATCAACAATTTCATTTTCTGCGACGGCGTCGAGCGGCTGTGCGGGATCGAGGCGCCCGAGCGCGCCCAGTACATCCGGCTGATCCTGTCGGAATGCTCGCGCATCGCCGACCACCTGACCTGCCTCGGCATGGCAGTGACGGAGCTCGGCGCGATCACCGCGGGCTTCTACATGAACGAAGCCCGCGAGCTGTTCTACAACCTCAATGCGCACGTCACCGGCGCGCGCGTGACCGTCAGCTACGGCCGTATCGGAGGCCTTACGCGGGACG
This genomic window from Candidatus Binatia bacterium contains:
- a CDS encoding NADH-quinone oxidoreductase subunit A — encoded protein: MTNLNRLLGPRRPSEIKSRPFECGNDPTGPGFGRFSIKFYMVAILFIVFDVEVVFMYPWAVIYRDLGLFGFVEMMTFVAILLVGYAYAWKKGALEWR
- a CDS encoding NADH-quinone oxidoreductase subunit C, which codes for MALTAVEIAAKVAAAVPASDARAVDGAHMPTIEVGSTEMPDVLTFLRDEPGLQCRLFVDATAVDRETPQGLLQVVYIVRSSLDWSLFVVVKTMLDVADPVMPTSSGVYKGANWAEREIWDMFGVVFDGHPDPRRILMYPEFVGHPLRKSYPYQKRQPLTPERDPISDPWPKHN